GTGGAAAATATTAATGACCTATGGAACAAAGCACTGGCTGCCATGGAAAAGAAGGTCAGTAAGCCCAGCTTTGAGACATGGTTGAAGTCCACAGCGGCACATGCACTGCAAAATGATACGCTTATCATTACTGCACCGAACGAGTTTGCCCGGGACTGGCTGGAATCCCGTTATTCCACCCTGATCTCGGAAACCCTCCAGGATGTAACCGGTGCTGCGCTGGATGTCAAATTCATCATTCCTCAAAATCAGATGGAAGAAGAAGTTGACCTTGAAAAAGTGTTAAAGAAAACACAAAAAGTAAATGTGGAGCAGCAAGAAGAAGTGAAACAAAGCATGCTGAATCCGAAGTACACTTTTGACCGGTTCGTTATCGGGTCAGGGAACCGATTCGCCCATGCTGCTTCTCTTGCGGTGGCTGAAGCTCCCGCCAAAGCCTATAATCCTTTGTTTATCTATGGAGGCGTAGGTTTGGGGAAGACCCACTTGATGCATGCGATCGGCCATTATGTGATCGACCATAAACCCAATGCCAAAGTGGCGTATTTGTCCTCTGAAAAGTTTACAAATGAGTTCATTAACTCGATCCGTGACAACAAAACTGTCGAATTTAGAAATAAATTCAGGAGTGTTGACGTTCTATTGATTGATGATATTCAGTTTTTGGCGGGAAAAGAACAGACTCAGGAAGAATTCTTCCATACGTTCAACGCTCTTCATGAAGAAAGCAAGCAGATTGTTATTTCAAGTGACCGTCCTCCAAAAGAGATTCCTACATTAGAGGACAGGCTCCGTTCCCGTTTTGAATGGGGGCTGATTACAGATATCACTCCGCCGGACCTCGAGACGAGAATTGCGATTCTTCGTAAAAAAGCGAAAGCAGAAGGATTGGACATTCCAAATGAAGTGATGCTTTACATCGCGAATCAAATCGACACCAACATCCGTGAACTGGAAGGGGCTTTGATCCGTGTTGTTGCCTATTCTTCTCTTATTAACCAGGATATGAATGCGGATCTGGCAGCAGAGGCATTGAAGGACATCATTCCTTCCTCTAAACCGCGTATGATCACGATTCATCATATTCAAGAGATTGTCGGCAGGCATTATAATATCAAGCTTGAAGATTTCACTGCCAAGAAGAGGACAAAGTCTGTTGCCTTTCCTCGACAGATCGCCATGTATCTCGCAAGGGAGCTGACCGACAATTCACTGCCTAAGATCGGCGAAGAATTTGGGGGAAGGGACCATACGACTGTCCTGCACGCTCATGAGAAAATTTCAAACTTAATGGTTTCCGACCAGCTGCTGCAAAAGAATATCAAGGAAATTCACGATCAGTTAAAATCGTAGTGCCTCTATAAGCACCTGTTTTTGCTGTGAATACTGTGAATAACCGGTACATGCTTATACACAGTCTGTCCACATGTGGATAGGCTGTTCTTCCTTTAACTTTTTGCGGTTATCCACAGATTCACAGGCCCTACTATTACTACGACTATTTTTTATTTAAAAAAATGAATAATATAACACAATTTCAAAATGAAAATGTTCAGGGGGATGACGATGAAATTTCAAATTAACCGAAGCCAGCTAATTGAAGGTGTTCAAGATGTAATGAAGGCCGTTTCTTCACGAACAACGATACCAATTTTGACAGGGATCAAAATGGACGTACATAGTGAAGGAATGACATTAACCGGCAGTGATTCCGATATATCCATTGAACGATTGATTCCTATGGAAGAGAACGGAACTGTCAATTTAGAAGTTCAAAAACCCGGAAGTATCGTGCTGCAAGCAAGGTATTTCTCTGAAATCGTTAAAAAACTGCCAAATGACACGGTTGAGATCGAAGTCGGGGAACGTTTTGAAACAAAGCTTCGTTCGGGAGCATCCGAATTCAGCCTGGTTGGCCTGGATCCTGAAGAATATCCTCGCCTTCCTCAGATTGAAGAACAAAATGTGTTCAGTATTCAAGGAGATCTGCTTCGCCAGATTATCAGGCAAACTGTCTTTGCGGTGTCCACGTCAGAAACACGCCCTATATTAACCGGGGTGAACATCAAGCTTGAGGATGGTGTTTTAAGCTGTGTAGCAACAGACAGCCATCGCCTCGCACTGCGCACTGCAAGAATTGAGAGCAACACGGAAGAATTATCGTTTCAGAATGTTGTCATTCCAGGCAAAAGCCTGAATGAACTTTCGAAGATCGTAGAAGAATCCAGTGAACTCGTTCAAATCGTTGTGACCGATAATCAAGTACTGTTCAAAACGAAGAATACATTGTTCTTCTCCCGCCTGCTCGACGGCAATTATCCTGATACGAGCAAGCTGCTTCCTAGTGAGAGCAAAACAACACTCGGATTATCTACGAAAGATTTCCTGCAGGCGATTGACCGTGCTTCCCTTTTAGCAAGAGAGGGCAGAAATAATGTGGTCAAGCTGGCCACCCTGGATAACCAGACAGTCGAGATCTCTTCCAACTCACCGGAAATCGGAAAAGTTTACGAGAATGTCATCACTGAATCGATGGAGGGAGAAGATCTTAAGATTTCGTTCAACGCGAAATATATGATTGATGCCCTAAAAGCGATGGATTGTACAGAAATTAAAGTCTTGTTTACAGGTGCTATGCGGCCGTTCCTTATCACACCTGTAGAAAATGAGACAGTTAAACAGCTCATTCTTCCTGTCAGAACGTATTAAGAACATAAATTACGCATAAAAAGCTGCTGGTCTTTATCCGGCAGCTTTTATGCCTTTTCATAAAGAGGATAAAAATGAAAATACTAGCTATAAAAGGGGTGTAACGATGGAAACTGTAAAAATTACAACCGAGTATATTACGCTGCAGCAGCTTTTAAAACAGGTAGATGCCATCTCTAGCGGAGGAATGGTAAAATGGTATTTAGCAGAGAATGAAGTGCTGGTTAACGGTGAACCTGAAAATCGCAGAGGCAGAAAGCTTTATGAAGGCGATGCGGTTTCTGTTCCCGATTTAGGTGAATTTACTGTAGCGAGATAGATGGGGGTATCCCGTTGTATATTGAAGAATTAAACATTAGGAACTACCGGAATTATTCGTCCCAGGAGATTAACTTTGAAAACAAAGTGAATGTGTTTCTTGGTGAAAACGCACAGGGTAAAACAAATGTGATGGAGGCCATCTATGTGCTTGCGATGGCTAAATCCCACAGGACTCCTCGTGATAAAGAATTAATCTATTGGGACGAAGAATATGCTAAAATAGAAGGACGGGTTCAAAAAAGGACCGGACCATTCAGTTTAAGCCTGGTCATTTCGCAAAAAGGAAAGAAAGCAAAAGTCAATGGACTTGAACAGCGGAGGCTGACTGATTATATAGGGGCATTAAATGTCGTCATGTTTGCACCTGAGGATTTGAATCTTGTAAAAGGGAGTCCGCAGGTGCGACGTCGTTTTATCGATATGGAGATCGGACAGGTCAATCCTGTATATCTCCACTACCTGACCCAATATCAAAAAGTCCTCGCTCAGCGCAACTCGCTTTTGCGGGATATGCAGCGGAACCGTTCTAAAGAAAACGGAGTCATGCTGGATATCCTGACTGAACAAATGATTCAGTCTGCTGCAAGAGTTACAGAAAAACGCATGAGCTATATGAAACTGCTTCAAAGCTGGGCCGATCCGATCCATCACGGGATCAGCCGGGGGCTTGAAAGGCTGGAAGTTTTATATAAACCGACCATTGAGGTATGTGAAGAGCAAGAATTGTCGAAAATGATAGAAGCTTATGAACAAAAGTTTGTTAAAATAAAAGATAGAGAACTAGAACGAGGGACCACTCTTTTCGGACCGCACCGTGACGACCTGCTTTTCCACGTGAACGGAAAAGATGTGCAGACGTTCGGTTCACAGGGCCAGCAGAGGACTACTGCGCTTTCGATCAAACTTGCAGAAATCGATCTCATTCATTCAGAAGTCGGGGAATATCCGCTGCTGCTGCTGGATGACGTTTTATCAGAACTTGATGATTACAGGCAGTCTCATCTGCTGAACACCATTCAAGGCAAAGTACAAACGTTTGTAACGACAACAAGTGTGGAAGGTATTCATCACGAAACGCTGGAAAAGGCGGCAACGTACCATGTCGAACAAGGTTCGATTGAACGGATAAGGTGAGGTGAACCATGTTACTTCATATTGGCGAAGAAGCGGTGATCCAGCAAAAAGATATCATAGCTATTCTGGATTACCATGCTCTTGAAAGCTCGGAATTAATGAACGCCTTTTTAAGGCAGCACAAAGAAAAGAAAAGCATGGTCAATCTATGCGACACAAATCCAAAATCCGTTATCATCACAAAGAAACAGGTTTATATCTCCCCTCTCTCCTCGATCACACTGAAAAAACGGGCAGGAGAACGTATTGATTTTGCCCATAGCTGGTATTTAAAATAAAAGGCTTTATTTGAAATTGTTCCCGAAACCGAAATGTAGGTGAAGAAAAAAATGACTACTGATCAGAAATTAGAACAGCATTATGATGAAAGTGATATTCAGGTATTAGAAGGGCTCGAAGCTGTCCGTAAACGTCCCGGAATGTACATCGGTTCCACGAACGTAAAAGGACTGCACCACTTAGTGTGGGAAATCGTCGATAACTCGATCGATGAAGCTTTGGCTGGTTACTGTGATGAGATTACTGTCACGATCGAAAAAGATAACAGCATTACTGTTACGGACAATGGACGAGGTATTCCTGTCGGGATTCAAGAAAAAATGGGACGTCCTGCTGTAGAGGTCATCATGACCGTACTTCATGCCGGCGGTAAATTTGGCGGCGGAGGTTATAAAGTATCCGGAGGACTTCACGGTGTTGGTGCGTCCGTTGTAAATGCGCTTTCCAGTGAAATGGATGTAACCGTCCATCGTGACGGAAAGATTCATTATCAGCAGTACCACCGCGGTGTTCCGGCGGCCGACCTGGCCGTGATTGGAGAAACAGACAAACGGGGAACGATCATTCACTTTGTTCCGGATAAAGAAATCTTTACGGAAACGAGGGAATATGACTTTGCCACACTCTCTCAAAGGATCAGAGAACTTGCCTACCTTAATCGCGGAATCAAGATTATCGCTAGAGACAAGCGCGAAGAAGAGCCAGTCGAACAGGAGTACCATTATGAAGGCGGGATCAAATCCTACGTTGAACACATCAACCGTTCACGTGAAGCCATTCATGAGCCGATCTTCATCGAAGGAGAGAAAGATGGAATCTCTCTAGAGATCGCACTTCAATATAACGACAGCTATACGAGCAATATCTATTCTTTCGCCAACAACATTAACACGCATGAAGGCGGAACCCATGAATCTGGGTTTAAGACTGCGTTAACACGTGTCATCAATGATTATGGGCGCCGAAACAATATGTTCAAAGACAGCGATACAAACTTGTCGGGTGATGATGTGCGTGAAGGTTTGACTGCCATCATCTCCATCAAGCATCCAGATCCACAGTTTGAAGGACAGACGAAAACGAAACTTGGAAACTCTGAGGCGAGAACGATTACGGAATCTCTATTCTCTGAACAGTTCTCCACCTTTATGCTGGAAAATCCAAATATCGCCAAGCGGGTACTGGAAAAAGGAATGATGGCGCTTCGTGCGCGCGTCGCTGCCAAAAAAGCCCGCGAGCTGACACGCAGAAAAAGCGCACTTGATGTTTCTTCTCTACCCGGTAAACTGGCAGACTGTTCTTCAAAGGACGCCAGCGTATCTGAATTGTACATCGTTGAGGGTGACTCGGCAGGTGGATCAGCCAAACAAGGGCGCGACCGCCATTTTCAGGCGATTCTGCCATTGCGGGGAAAAATAATCAACGTAGAAAAAGCACGTCTTGATAAAATCTTATCAAACAATGAGATCCGAGCCATCATTACGGCACTCGGTACGGGTATCGGTGAAGATTTTGATATTTCAAAAGCGAGATACCATAAAATTATCATCATGACAGATGCTGATGTCGATGGCGCTCATATCCGTACACTGCTGCTGACGTTCTTTTACCGGTATATGAGACCGATCATCGAGAATGGATATATCTACATCGCACAGCCGCCTCTTTATAAGATTCAGCAGGGCAAGCGGATTGAATATGCTTATAACGATAAAGAAATGGATAGAATTATGAAAGAGATCCCGCAGAATCCAAAACCGGGAGTTCAGCGATATAAAGGTCTTGGAGAAATGAATCCCACTCAGCTGTGGGAAACGACCATGGATCCAGAAACAAGAACGCTGCTGCAGGTTGAACTGAAAGATGCGATGGAAGCGGATGAAACCTTTGAGATCTTGATGGGGGATAAGGTCGAACCGCGGCGTGATTTCATTCAGGAAAATGCCCATTACGTCAAAAACTTGGATATTTAACAACAGTGGAAACAGGGCATACCCCTGTTTCTCTTACCGTTTTTATAGATATTATTTGTAAGGAAATGAGTGCACCGTAAAGAGAATTTCTTATGGATCATGCAGTAAATGGAGGTTAGAACTAATGTCTGAAGCAGATCAATCCCGGGTGAAGGAAATAAATATCAGCTCGGAAATGCGTACATCATTTATGGATTATGCGATGAGCGTTATCGTAAGCCGTGCTCTTCCTGATGTCCGTGACGGCCTGAAGCCTGTTCACCGGCGGATTCTTTATGCAATGAACGACCTGGGCATGACCGCCGATAAAGCGTACAAAAAGTCCGCTCGTATCGTCGGGGAAGTTATCGGTAAGTATCACCCTCACGGCGACTCTGCCGTATATGAAACGATGGTTCGTATGGCGCAGGATTTTGCATATCGCCACATGCTGATCGATGGCCACGGCAACTTTGGTTCCGTGGATGGGGACGCCGCTGCGGCAATGCGTTATACAGAAGCAAGAATGTCAAAAATTGCGATGGAAATGGTCCGTGACATCAACAAGGACACGATTGACTATAAGGATAACTATGACGGCTCCGAACGTGAACCGATTGTTATGCCTTCCCGTTTTCCAAACCTCTTGGTCAACGGTACTTCCGGGATTGCGGTTGGGATGGCAACCAATATTCCTCCTCACCATCTCGGAGAAGTCATCGACGGTATTTTGGAACTCAGCCGAAATCCCGATATTTCTATTCCGGAACTAATGGAATTCATTCCTGGGCCGGATTTCCCGACAGCAGGTGAAATTTTAGGACGTGAAGGAATCAGGAAAGCTTACCAGACTGGAAGAGGCTCCATCATTATCCGTGCCAAAGCAGAGATTGAAGAACAGGCGAACGGCAAAAGTACGATTATCGTTAATGAAATTCCTTACCAAGTCAACAAAGCCCGCCTGATCGAAAAGATCGCAGAATTAGTCAGGGATAAAAAGATTGACGGCATCACTGATCTTCGCGACGAATCAGACCGAAATGGAATGCGTATTGTCATCGAAGTCCGCCGTGATGCGAATGCCAATGTACTCTTAAATAACCTTTATAAACAGACGGCGCTGCAAACCAGCTTCGGTATCAATATGCTGGCATTGGTCGATGGGCAGCCGAAAGTACTGAACCTTAAAGAATGTCTGTATTATTACTTGAAACATCAGCAGGTCATCATCCGCCGCAGAACCGAGTTCGATCTTCGGAAAGCAGAAGCGCGTGCTCATATTCTTGAAGGCTTAAGAATTGCGCTGGATCATCTTGATGAAGTCATCGCCCTTATACGTTCTTCAAGAACAACAGAGATTGCGCGAGACGGCTTGATGGAGAAATTCTCTCTAAGCTATGAACAGGCTCAAGCCATCCTGGAAATGAGGCTTCAACGTTTGACAGGCCTGGAGCGGGACAAGATTGAAAATGAGTATAAAGAGCTTGTCGCTCTCATTGCAGAGCTGAAAGCCATCCTGGCAGATGAGGAAAGGATTCTCGAAATCATTCGTGAAGAACTCACTGAGATTAAAGAACGCTTCAGTGATGCGCGCCGTACGAACATTACCGTCGGCTTCGACATGATTGAAGATGAGGACCTCATTCCAAGAACAAATGTCGTCATTACTTTGACGAACAAGGGATACATTAAGCGTCTTCCCATCTCCACCTACCGCTCACAGCGTCGAGGCGGCCGCGGCATCCAAGGCATGGGAACGGGTGAAGATGATTTCGTGGAACATCTCTTTACAACAAACTCTCATAATACGATCCTCTTCTTTACGAATAAAGGTAAAGTGTACCGCCTGAAAGGTTATGAGATTCCTGAAATGAGCAGAACGGCAAAAGGAATTCCGATTGTCAACATGCTTCAGGTTGAACGGGATGAGACGATTTCAGCTGTCATTCCTGTAGAAGAATTCGAGGATACGTGGTACCTCAACTTCATGACGAGACATGGGATTACGAAACGTTCTCCGCTTTCTCAGTTTGCTAATATCCGAAAGGGCGGTCTGTTTGCCATTACCTTGCGTGAAGATGACGAGCTGATGGGTGTTAAACTGACAGATGGCAGCAAGGAGATTATCGTTGGAACAAGCCAGGGAATGGCGATTCGCTATAAAGAGGATGATGTACGATCAATGGGCCGTACAGCTGCAGGAGTAAAAGCTGTAACTCTTGGCGAAGACGATTATGTCGTCGGAATGGAAGTTCTCGATGAAGCACAGGATGTATTAATCGTTACGAAAAAAGGTTACGGAAAACGTACACCAATGGAAGAATACCGTCTGCAGTCACGCGGCGGAAAAGGAATCAAAACCTGCAACATCACCGATCGAAACGGAGCGATCATCGCGCTTAAAACGGTAACGAATGATGAAGACCTCATGATCATTACCGCTGACGGCATCCTGATCCGTATGAACATGTCCGGCATCTCATCCATGGGAAGAAATACTCAGGGTGTGAAATTGATCTCCATGCACGAAGGCAACCATGTAGCCACTGTTGCGGTTGTAGAAAAAGAACTCGATGAAGATCTTGAAGACGGATTGGAAGAAGAAATGGAAGGCCACGAAGATACACAGGCACCAGAAGAAGCTTCTAATGAAAACGATACAGAAGAATAATTGATAAAAAGAGGAAAATAATCATATATTTTCCTCTTTTTTATATGTAAAATGAAAAAGGAATTTCATATACATAAAAAGCGGGGAACCAAGATGATAATCCATCCTTCAGCGGCAAAAGTCGGCCAAGTTCTTGCTACCGATCATTTCGGCCGTACGAATCATCCGATTATAAAGAAGAATACTGTCCTGACAGATGAGCACCTGGACATTTTATCGTTGTTCATGATCAGGGAAATTGAAATCGTCTCTGAAACTTCCGAAAATAAACAGACAACAAAGACTGCTCCTGAAAAAAGCAAGCCATCTCCTGTTTCTTCTATAGAGATGCCCGGTGCCTTCCTGCCTCTCTATAACGAAGCCGTAAAGCGATTTAAAGTGCTGTTCATCAACTGGAGAGCAGGTGCTCAAATCGATGTGCTTACATTAAGGAATGCAATCGTACCTGTTGTGGAAAAAGGAATGGACCAGCCTGGAGGATTAAAGGACATGCAGCAGGCGGGAAATACAGACGATTATTTGTATTACCATGCAGTGTCTCTTTCTGTACTTAGTGCTTTCATAGCTAAAAAACTTGGATTCTCAAGAGGGGACTGTCTCCAGATCGGAGTGGCAGGCGCGCTGTGCGACTGCGGCATGTCCAAAATATCTCCAGCTATCTTAAAGAAAAAAGGGCCCTTGAACCTTCATGAGGTTAAAGAAATGAAGCAGCATTCCATCCAAGGCTATAACATGCTTAAAAAATTGCCTGCTATAAAAGAAGGTGTTCTTCTCGGGGTCCTGCAGCATCATGAACGTCAGGATGGAAGCGGCTATCCACTCAAGGTTCATGGAAGCAAGCTTCATCCTTACAGCAGAATCCTTGCCGCAGCGGACGTCTACCTTGCGATGACTTCAGAAAGGCCCTACCGGAAAAAACTAAGTCCTTTTAAAGTCATCGAGCTAATGATGAAAGATCAATTCGGCCAGTTTGATCCAGCTATCATTCGGGCGGTGACGGACGGACTGTCTATCTTTTCAGCAGGGACGAGAGTAAGACTATCGGACGGCCAGACAGGAACTATCGTTTTTAAGGAAGACTCTCATCCTGCGAGACCGATTATCCAGCTGGATGAATCGTCGGCCATTATCTCTTTAAGGGACAACAATGATGTCTTTATTGAAGAAGTTCTCTCTGAATAACGGAAGCAAGGGAGTCCTAAAGCTAGCAGGGACTCTCTTTTTTCATGTTTACACAGTTTTATTTTAAAAAACACTTGCAATAGATCCATTATGGTGGTATATTTATTGAGCTTCTTGTTTTGCCTATTCTTTCAGGCGAACTTCTGATAAAAACTTTTTCAGGAAAATGGTTGACTTAATAGATGCTAGTATGGTAATCTAATAAAGTCGCCAAAACGAGCGGCACAAACAAAATGTTCTTTGAAAACCAAACAAAAGCCAGGTAAGTCAGGGATTTTACAATCCCATCAATTTTTAAACTTTAAGAGCTATATCAAACACTTTATTGGAGAGTTTGATCCTGGCTCAGGATGAACGCTGGCGGCGTGCCTAATACATGCAAGTCGAGCGAACCAAAGAGAGCTTGCTCTCTGAGGTTAGCGGCGGACGGGTGAGTAACACGTGGGTAACCTGCCTGTAAGACGGGGATAACTTCGGGAAACCGAAGCTAATACCGGATGATAAAGAGAAACGCCTGTTTCTCTTTTGAAAGTCGGCCTTGTGCTGACGCTTACAGATGGGCCCGCGGCGCATTAGCTAGTTGGTGAGGTAACGGCTCACCAAGGCGACGATGCGTAGCCGACCTGAGAGGGTGATCGGCCACACTGGGACTGAGACACGGCCCAGACTCCTACGGGAGGCAGCAGTAGGGAATCTTCGGCAATGGACGAAAGTCTGACCGAGCAACGCCGCGTGAGCGATGAAGGCCTTCGGGTCGTAAAGCTCTGTTGTCAGAGAAGAACAAGTACCGGAGTAACTGCCGGTACCTTGACGGTACCTGACCAGAAAGCCACGGCTAACTACGTGCCAGCAGCCGCGGTAATACGTAGGTGGCAAGCGTTATCCGGAATTATTGGGCGTAAAGCGCGCGCAGGCGGTTCTTTAAGTCTGATGTGAAAGCCCACGGCTCAACCGTGGAGGGTCATTGGAAACTGGGGAACTTGAGTGCAGGAGAGAAAAGTGGAATTCCACGTGTAGCGGTGAAATGCGTAGAGATGTGGAGGAACACCAGTGGCGAAGGCGGCTTTTTGGCCTGTAACTGACGCTGAGGCGCGAAAGCGTGGGGAGCAAACAGGATTAGATACCCTGGTAGTCCACGCCGTAAACGATGAGTGCTAGGTGTTGGGGGGTTCCACCCTCAGTGCTGACGTTAACACATTAAGCACTCCGCCTGGGGAGTACGACCGCAAGGTTGAAACTCAAAGGAATTGACGGGGGCCCGCACAAGCAGTGGAGCATGTGGTTTAATTCGAAGCAACGCGAAGAACCTTACCAGGTCTTGACATCCTCTGACCATCCTAGAGATAGGACTTTCCCCTTCGGGGGACAGAGTGACAGGTGGTGCATGGTTGTCGTCAGCTCGTGTCGTGAGATGTTGGGTTAAGTCCCGCAACGAGCGCAACCCTTGACCTTAGTTGCCAGCATTCAGTTGGGCACTCTAAGGT
This genomic stretch from Fictibacillus marinisediminis harbors:
- the dnaA gene encoding chromosomal replication initiator protein DnaA, with the protein product MENINDLWNKALAAMEKKVSKPSFETWLKSTAAHALQNDTLIITAPNEFARDWLESRYSTLISETLQDVTGAALDVKFIIPQNQMEEEVDLEKVLKKTQKVNVEQQEEVKQSMLNPKYTFDRFVIGSGNRFAHAASLAVAEAPAKAYNPLFIYGGVGLGKTHLMHAIGHYVIDHKPNAKVAYLSSEKFTNEFINSIRDNKTVEFRNKFRSVDVLLIDDIQFLAGKEQTQEEFFHTFNALHEESKQIVISSDRPPKEIPTLEDRLRSRFEWGLITDITPPDLETRIAILRKKAKAEGLDIPNEVMLYIANQIDTNIRELEGALIRVVAYSSLINQDMNADLAAEALKDIIPSSKPRMITIHHIQEIVGRHYNIKLEDFTAKKRTKSVAFPRQIAMYLARELTDNSLPKIGEEFGGRDHTTVLHAHEKISNLMVSDQLLQKNIKEIHDQLKS
- the dnaN gene encoding DNA polymerase III subunit beta, whose protein sequence is MKFQINRSQLIEGVQDVMKAVSSRTTIPILTGIKMDVHSEGMTLTGSDSDISIERLIPMEENGTVNLEVQKPGSIVLQARYFSEIVKKLPNDTVEIEVGERFETKLRSGASEFSLVGLDPEEYPRLPQIEEQNVFSIQGDLLRQIIRQTVFAVSTSETRPILTGVNIKLEDGVLSCVATDSHRLALRTARIESNTEELSFQNVVIPGKSLNELSKIVEESSELVQIVVTDNQVLFKTKNTLFFSRLLDGNYPDTSKLLPSESKTTLGLSTKDFLQAIDRASLLAREGRNNVVKLATLDNQTVEISSNSPEIGKVYENVITESMEGEDLKISFNAKYMIDALKAMDCTEIKVLFTGAMRPFLITPVENETVKQLILPVRTY
- the remB gene encoding extracellular matrix regulator RemB; protein product: MLLHIGEEAVIQQKDIIAILDYHALESSELMNAFLRQHKEKKSMVNLCDTNPKSVIITKKQVYISPLSSITLKKRAGERIDFAHSWYLK
- the yaaA gene encoding S4 domain-containing protein YaaA; translated protein: METVKITTEYITLQQLLKQVDAISSGGMVKWYLAENEVLVNGEPENRRGRKLYEGDAVSVPDLGEFTVAR
- the recF gene encoding DNA replication/repair protein RecF (All proteins in this family for which functions are known are DNA-binding proteins that assist the filamentation of RecA onto DNA for the initiation of recombination or recombinational repair.) produces the protein MYIEELNIRNYRNYSSQEINFENKVNVFLGENAQGKTNVMEAIYVLAMAKSHRTPRDKELIYWDEEYAKIEGRVQKRTGPFSLSLVISQKGKKAKVNGLEQRRLTDYIGALNVVMFAPEDLNLVKGSPQVRRRFIDMEIGQVNPVYLHYLTQYQKVLAQRNSLLRDMQRNRSKENGVMLDILTEQMIQSAARVTEKRMSYMKLLQSWADPIHHGISRGLERLEVLYKPTIEVCEEQELSKMIEAYEQKFVKIKDRELERGTTLFGPHRDDLLFHVNGKDVQTFGSQGQQRTTALSIKLAEIDLIHSEVGEYPLLLLDDVLSELDDYRQSHLLNTIQGKVQTFVTTTSVEGIHHETLEKAATYHVEQGSIERIR
- a CDS encoding HD-GYP domain-containing protein; this translates as MIIHPSAAKVGQVLATDHFGRTNHPIIKKNTVLTDEHLDILSLFMIREIEIVSETSENKQTTKTAPEKSKPSPVSSIEMPGAFLPLYNEAVKRFKVLFINWRAGAQIDVLTLRNAIVPVVEKGMDQPGGLKDMQQAGNTDDYLYYHAVSLSVLSAFIAKKLGFSRGDCLQIGVAGALCDCGMSKISPAILKKKGPLNLHEVKEMKQHSIQGYNMLKKLPAIKEGVLLGVLQHHERQDGSGYPLKVHGSKLHPYSRILAAADVYLAMTSERPYRKKLSPFKVIELMMKDQFGQFDPAIIRAVTDGLSIFSAGTRVRLSDGQTGTIVFKEDSHPARPIIQLDESSAIISLRDNNDVFIEEVLSE
- the gyrB gene encoding DNA topoisomerase (ATP-hydrolyzing) subunit B; the encoded protein is MTTDQKLEQHYDESDIQVLEGLEAVRKRPGMYIGSTNVKGLHHLVWEIVDNSIDEALAGYCDEITVTIEKDNSITVTDNGRGIPVGIQEKMGRPAVEVIMTVLHAGGKFGGGGYKVSGGLHGVGASVVNALSSEMDVTVHRDGKIHYQQYHRGVPAADLAVIGETDKRGTIIHFVPDKEIFTETREYDFATLSQRIRELAYLNRGIKIIARDKREEEPVEQEYHYEGGIKSYVEHINRSREAIHEPIFIEGEKDGISLEIALQYNDSYTSNIYSFANNINTHEGGTHESGFKTALTRVINDYGRRNNMFKDSDTNLSGDDVREGLTAIISIKHPDPQFEGQTKTKLGNSEARTITESLFSEQFSTFMLENPNIAKRVLEKGMMALRARVAAKKARELTRRKSALDVSSLPGKLADCSSKDASVSELYIVEGDSAGGSAKQGRDRHFQAILPLRGKIINVEKARLDKILSNNEIRAIITALGTGIGEDFDISKARYHKIIIMTDADVDGAHIRTLLLTFFYRYMRPIIENGYIYIAQPPLYKIQQGKRIEYAYNDKEMDRIMKEIPQNPKPGVQRYKGLGEMNPTQLWETTMDPETRTLLQVELKDAMEADETFEILMGDKVEPRRDFIQENAHYVKNLDI
- the gyrA gene encoding DNA gyrase subunit A, whose product is MSEADQSRVKEINISSEMRTSFMDYAMSVIVSRALPDVRDGLKPVHRRILYAMNDLGMTADKAYKKSARIVGEVIGKYHPHGDSAVYETMVRMAQDFAYRHMLIDGHGNFGSVDGDAAAAMRYTEARMSKIAMEMVRDINKDTIDYKDNYDGSEREPIVMPSRFPNLLVNGTSGIAVGMATNIPPHHLGEVIDGILELSRNPDISIPELMEFIPGPDFPTAGEILGREGIRKAYQTGRGSIIIRAKAEIEEQANGKSTIIVNEIPYQVNKARLIEKIAELVRDKKIDGITDLRDESDRNGMRIVIEVRRDANANVLLNNLYKQTALQTSFGINMLALVDGQPKVLNLKECLYYYLKHQQVIIRRRTEFDLRKAEARAHILEGLRIALDHLDEVIALIRSSRTTEIARDGLMEKFSLSYEQAQAILEMRLQRLTGLERDKIENEYKELVALIAELKAILADEERILEIIREELTEIKERFSDARRTNITVGFDMIEDEDLIPRTNVVITLTNKGYIKRLPISTYRSQRRGGRGIQGMGTGEDDFVEHLFTTNSHNTILFFTNKGKVYRLKGYEIPEMSRTAKGIPIVNMLQVERDETISAVIPVEEFEDTWYLNFMTRHGITKRSPLSQFANIRKGGLFAITLREDDELMGVKLTDGSKEIIVGTSQGMAIRYKEDDVRSMGRTAAGVKAVTLGEDDYVVGMEVLDEAQDVLIVTKKGYGKRTPMEEYRLQSRGGKGIKTCNITDRNGAIIALKTVTNDEDLMIITADGILIRMNMSGISSMGRNTQGVKLISMHEGNHVATVAVVEKELDEDLEDGLEEEMEGHEDTQAPEEASNENDTEE